In the Candidatus Cloacimonas acidaminovorans str. Evry genome, one interval contains:
- a CDS encoding endonuclease: MRKTILCLLMLIVSISIIYGDYFVNFEGTNETKTSYASGNVTLSGLSWNMTEVLIGTLDSDWKNGTRSARLRGRGTSAMTMLENKTNGLGTLSFYYRRYSTEAQVDWKVEYSIDNGSSWTQIGSTFTAPASDTPSLFSEQVNVSGNVRIRIKRATESGTTDKRLNIDDITLTDYTAAEPTLILDPTVLIGFTYDLGEGPSASQSYTLSGAYLSPSSGNITITGSSSFEVSADNVTFSNSFSLPYSGGILSPATLYVRLKAGLSEGNYLNENITHSGGGASVFLAVSGSVTSTSVLLTAEGYLEDFTSFTSLESLPFGWTLSDQYTYGGDFGTGSAGGLRGNGVLGIQLTASAPNNALTATLTLKNQTGATINNLNVAYQGKVARTDQTGTPKWVVSVNGTEIPELEYSTAEGINQQKSAIVTGLNVAVGENIIIQWFTTSAGTSGTRRQIGIDDVNINTNIPVNPLINVTANLVTFQTAQGTPSEPQSYFISGIDLSQNINISAPNGFEISVDGGLTYATYTSVLSTYEGNVFVRMTGTAVGTFGGNIIHTSSGATDVYLPVAGIVTGATGYAVDLFFSEYIEGTSYNKAIEIFNGTGAAIDLSDYKVELYANGSSTANNTLVLSGTLENDDVYVISHPNANEDILAITDQTNMVANFNGNDALALVKISTGAYVDIFGVIGNDPGTAWLGENNYTTLNSTLVRKSSVAQGITQNPTGTGAYAFTTLVTEWDLYPVDTIDNLGYHNFATTPQEIEPPTLQASNLIAYPGNTDITLEWTPGNGARRLIKINTINSFTPPVDGSNPTANNVYSGNGEQVIFNGATQIVEGIPLNGCNVSGLTPATTYWFRSYEYNGSGSYTRYNTSEAINNPISATTTNTQSSGYYAGITGYGSTLKTNLHNLIRTTHTTRYSYDALWIKLPYTDEDPNNTDNIIEIYTGWSVPKSYYGGGTSQWNREHTWSKSHGDFGETPPAGTDLHHLRPCDSTVNSAKSNKDFDYAPNPYIDSSPYNGYSSDTGCNTSTYAWEPRDEDKGDVARMIMYMAIRYEGTDTSFDLEIVDNINTSGPNYGKLSTLLQWHIIDPPDAREMQRNNRIQELQGNRNPFIDEPMYAYQIWAPMPLNPTNITQTGFTANWTAPISATKYYFQLATDANFTNIVPGYDNLDVGLTLSRNISGLSNGYTYYYRLRSYFTSGYSMYSPYQEVTLTLPASAQLSSGTALTEGNLNGAILQLTLTNTTWRDNTLLISSFTLNNAPAGLSLLSVQYLSATAAQIVLSFDNTDFDANILNFSVTINALEINNGSNLTTNTLTIIAYIECPLSIQIQGSQLILNIQEVSGANLYKVFSSTDPYGVYTEISTSGIFDPLVPNRWSYTIPADERRFYRSAAVRNP, encoded by the coding sequence ATGCGAAAAACAATACTCTGCTTACTAATGCTAATCGTTAGCATCTCTATTATCTATGGAGATTACTTTGTCAATTTTGAAGGGACAAATGAAACAAAAACTTCTTATGCCTCAGGAAATGTAACTTTAAGCGGACTTTCCTGGAATATGACAGAGGTATTAATTGGAACTTTAGATAGCGACTGGAAAAATGGAACTCGTTCTGCCCGACTGCGGGGTCGTGGTACTTCAGCAATGACAATGCTGGAAAATAAAACTAACGGTTTAGGAACTCTTTCTTTTTATTATCGTCGTTATTCAACTGAAGCACAAGTTGACTGGAAAGTTGAATACAGCATTGATAATGGTAGTTCCTGGACTCAAATTGGTTCAACTTTTACAGCTCCAGCCAGCGATACACCCAGTTTATTTTCCGAACAGGTCAATGTAAGCGGTAATGTTAGAATCAGGATCAAACGAGCTACGGAATCAGGAACAACGGATAAACGCTTAAATATTGATGATATAACCTTAACAGATTATACTGCTGCCGAACCGACTCTTATTCTTGATCCTACTGTTTTAATAGGATTTACTTATGACCTGGGAGAAGGACCTTCTGCTTCACAATCATATACCTTATCCGGTGCTTATTTAAGTCCTTCATCCGGTAATATAACTATCACCGGTTCCAGTAGTTTTGAGGTCTCTGCTGATAATGTAACTTTTTCTAATAGTTTCTCTTTACCTTATAGTGGAGGCATTCTTTCCCCCGCAACTTTATATGTGCGTCTGAAAGCAGGACTAAGTGAGGGTAATTATCTAAATGAAAACATCACTCATAGTGGAGGTGGTGCCTCAGTTTTCTTGGCTGTTAGTGGGTCTGTAACTTCCACCTCTGTTTTACTCACTGCAGAGGGTTATTTGGAAGATTTCACCTCCTTTACTTCTCTGGAAAGTTTGCCTTTTGGATGGACTTTAAGTGACCAATATACCTACGGAGGAGATTTTGGAACAGGTTCTGCAGGTGGATTAAGAGGTAACGGAGTTTTGGGAATTCAGCTTACGGCTTCGGCTCCCAATAATGCTTTAACTGCCACTCTTACCTTAAAAAATCAAACCGGAGCCACTATCAATAACCTTAATGTTGCCTATCAGGGAAAAGTTGCCAGAACGGATCAGACAGGAACTCCCAAATGGGTAGTCAGTGTAAACGGAACCGAAATTCCTGAATTGGAATATTCTACAGCGGAAGGAATTAATCAACAAAAAAGTGCAATTGTAACCGGTTTAAATGTAGCTGTAGGAGAAAATATTATTATTCAATGGTTTACAACGAGTGCAGGAACCAGTGGAACCAGAAGACAAATTGGCATTGACGATGTAAACATCAATACTAATATTCCAGTTAATCCCCTGATCAATGTTACAGCCAATTTAGTTACTTTTCAAACAGCTCAAGGCACACCATCCGAACCGCAAAGTTATTTTATCAGCGGAATTGACCTTAGCCAAAATATCAATATTTCTGCTCCCAACGGTTTTGAGATTTCTGTAGATGGAGGTTTAACTTATGCTACCTACACAAGTGTTCTTTCTACTTATGAAGGAAATGTTTTTGTCAGGATGACTGGAACTGCTGTCGGAACTTTTGGCGGAAACATTATTCATACCAGTTCGGGGGCTACGGATGTTTATCTTCCTGTAGCAGGAATAGTTACCGGAGCAACAGGTTATGCTGTTGATTTATTCTTTTCCGAATACATTGAAGGGACCAGCTATAACAAAGCCATTGAAATATTTAATGGAACTGGCGCGGCTATTGACTTATCGGATTATAAAGTAGAGTTATATGCAAATGGTTCAAGCACTGCAAACAATACTTTAGTATTAAGCGGAACCCTGGAAAACGATGATGTATATGTTATTTCCCATCCAAACGCTAATGAAGATATCTTAGCCATTACAGATCAGACAAATATGGTAGCTAATTTTAACGGTAACGATGCCTTAGCGTTAGTAAAAATAAGCACGGGAGCTTATGTTGATATTTTCGGTGTAATCGGAAACGACCCTGGAACTGCCTGGTTAGGTGAAAACAATTATACTACCTTAAATTCCACCTTGGTAAGAAAGTCCTCTGTAGCTCAAGGCATAACCCAAAATCCAACAGGCACAGGTGCTTACGCTTTTACTACTTTGGTTACCGAATGGGATTTATACCCTGTGGATACAATAGACAATCTTGGCTATCATAATTTCGCTACCACACCTCAAGAAATAGAACCGCCAACATTGCAAGCTTCAAATTTAATTGCTTATCCTGGCAATACGGATATAACTTTGGAATGGACTCCGGGAAATGGAGCAAGAAGATTAATTAAAATCAACACTATCAATTCATTTACCCCTCCTGTTGACGGTAGCAATCCTACTGCCAACAATGTTTACAGTGGCAACGGAGAACAGGTTATCTTCAATGGAGCAACTCAAATTGTGGAAGGAATTCCGTTAAATGGCTGTAATGTATCCGGTCTTACTCCTGCAACTACATATTGGTTCAGGAGTTATGAATACAACGGCAGTGGCAGTTATACTCGTTATAATACTTCGGAGGCAATAAACAATCCTATTTCCGCAACTACAACAAATACCCAAAGCAGTGGCTATTATGCCGGAATTACAGGTTATGGAAGCACTTTGAAGACAAATCTGCATAATTTAATTCGGACTACACATACCACCCGTTATTCTTACGATGCTTTGTGGATTAAATTGCCCTACACCGATGAAGACCCTAATAATACTGATAATATTATTGAAATCTACACCGGTTGGAGTGTTCCCAAATCCTATTATGGAGGAGGAACTTCACAATGGAATAGAGAGCATACCTGGAGTAAAAGTCATGGTGATTTTGGGGAAACACCACCTGCTGGAACGGATTTACATCATTTGCGTCCCTGCGATTCTACTGTAAATTCTGCCAAAAGTAATAAGGATTTTGATTATGCTCCGAACCCTTATATTGATTCTTCACCCTATAATGGTTACTCTTCAGATACTGGCTGTAATACATCTACTTATGCCTGGGAACCGAGAGATGAGGATAAAGGTGATGTAGCCAGAATGATTATGTATATGGCAATCCGTTATGAAGGAACCGACACTTCTTTTGATCTGGAAATTGTAGATAATATAAATACCAGCGGACCTAATTATGGAAAGCTTTCTACTTTACTGCAATGGCATATTATTGATCCTCCGGATGCCCGTGAAATGCAACGTAATAATCGTATTCAGGAACTTCAGGGAAATCGGAATCCCTTTATTGATGAGCCAATGTATGCCTATCAAATTTGGGCTCCTATGCCTTTAAATCCGACTAATATTACTCAGACAGGTTTCACTGCTAATTGGACAGCTCCCATTTCTGCTACAAAGTATTATTTTCAGCTGGCTACTGATGCCAATTTTACGAATATTGTTCCCGGTTATGATAATCTGGATGTTGGTTTAACTCTTTCCCGCAATATCAGTGGTTTATCTAATGGGTATACTTATTATTATCGTTTGCGTTCCTATTTTACAAGTGGTTACAGTATGTATTCACCTTATCAGGAAGTTACTCTTACCTTACCTGCATCGGCACAACTTTCTTCCGGAACCGCATTAACGGAAGGAAACCTGAATGGAGCTATTTTACAATTGACTTTAACCAATACCACCTGGAGAGATAACACCTTGCTGATTAGTAGTTTTACTCTAAATAATGCTCCTGCAGGTCTTTCTCTTTTAAGCGTGCAATATCTCAGTGCTACAGCCGCTCAAATAGTTTTAAGCTTTGATAATACCGATTTTGACGCTAATATTCTTAATTTTAGCGTTACCATCAATGCTTTAGAAATAAATAATGGCTCCAATCTAACTACCAACACTTTAACGATTATAGCTTATATAGAATGCCCTCTATCCATACAGATTCAGGGTTCGCAGTTGATATTAAATATCCAAGAGGTCTCCGGCGCCAATCTTTACAAGGTCTTTTCCAGCACTGATCCCTACGGTGTTTATACGGAAATAAGCACCAGCGGAATTTTTGATCCTCTTGTTCCCAATCGTTGGAGTTATACCATTCCTGCTGATGAACGCAGATTTTACAGGTCTGCTGCTGTCCGCAATCCTTAA
- a CDS encoding ROK family protein, which produces MNIFLGIDIGGSSFKYGWGNCEEGLQSYQTLVLQRKNIDDFFAVAKELFNDVDSKIGLNNIKGIGIGMPGAIDKTTGLVTENNPNLPFWVEHHPRELLPENCNIPFAFDNDANLMALAESYTQKKNYVIGVTVGSGIGCGIVIDGKIYHGAYGFAGELGHICIVDKGLKCNCGKNGCLEAYSSGEGLRRRLALKNPRYAEMDLSAILAIKETDTVVADYIKQGQLMLAIALSCLATCLDPEIIIIGGGAMDLGLYYIEELESEIRKRLPAAHSAKVKVAKAINGNKAGVLGAIKLIEDKFNSKEE; this is translated from the coding sequence ATGAATATATTTTTAGGCATAGATATTGGAGGTTCCAGTTTTAAGTATGGCTGGGGCAACTGTGAAGAAGGTTTACAATCCTATCAAACCCTTGTTCTGCAAAGGAAAAACATAGATGACTTCTTTGCTGTGGCGAAAGAGTTGTTTAACGATGTTGACAGTAAAATCGGGCTTAACAATATAAAGGGAATCGGAATCGGAATGCCAGGTGCAATAGATAAAACCACGGGTTTGGTAACAGAAAACAATCCCAATTTGCCTTTTTGGGTGGAGCACCATCCGCGTGAATTGCTTCCCGAAAATTGTAATATTCCTTTCGCTTTTGATAACGATGCCAATTTGATGGCTTTAGCCGAGTCGTATACGCAAAAAAAGAATTATGTTATTGGTGTTACTGTCGGCAGTGGTATCGGTTGCGGAATAGTTATTGACGGCAAAATTTATCACGGTGCTTATGGTTTTGCCGGTGAATTAGGTCATATATGCATTGTGGATAAAGGATTAAAATGCAATTGTGGGAAAAATGGCTGTTTGGAAGCGTATTCTTCAGGAGAGGGTTTACGCCGACGCTTGGCGTTAAAAAATCCCCGTTATGCGGAAATGGATTTATCTGCCATCCTTGCTATAAAGGAAACCGATACAGTAGTAGCGGATTACATTAAGCAGGGTCAACTTATGTTAGCCATTGCTTTATCCTGTCTTGCTACTTGTCTTGATCCGGAAATAATAATTATTGGTGGCGGAGCTATGGATTTGGGATTATATTATATAGAGGAATTGGAAAGTGAGATAAGAAAAAGATTGCCAGCTGCACATAGTGCTAAAGTAAAGGTTGCTAAAGCAATAAATGGCAATAAGGCAGGAGTTTTAGGAGCTATAAAACTGATAGAAGATAAGTTTAATAGCAAAGAGGAATGA
- a CDS encoding replication-associated recombination protein A encodes MANKDQSTLFDREELSTKTVPLAEKLRPQTLEELLGQTKLIAENSPLRQMIESGEYHSFILWGPPGSGKTTIARIIEKNSGYNFIRFSAVLASISDVKAVMKEADYLHRTQNKRSILFIDEIHRFNKSQQDAFLPYVESGAIILIGATTENPSFEVIPALLSRCTVFVLEALSENDLKIILKRGFAELKLEEDEEIINWMAQNAGGDARRVLNDLELVLPYLQKKPHPKTEELAKFLAKKTMFYDKNREEHYNLISALHKSLRGSDPQAGLYWLARMLEAGEDPRYIVRRLIRFASEDVGLADPNALVQAIAVKEAVLFIGMPEASTALAQLVVYLATAPKSNALYTAYEEAAEDARKTSHYGVPLHIRNAPTQLMKDLNYGKDYHYDHEYEYKYYYQKYFPEQMPEKIYYKPGTYGFEKEIQKRIDWWAKLKKEQK; translated from the coding sequence ATGGCAAATAAAGATCAAAGCACTCTTTTTGATAGAGAAGAATTAAGCACTAAGACAGTTCCGCTGGCTGAAAAATTAAGACCTCAAACACTGGAAGAGCTATTAGGTCAGACAAAGCTGATAGCTGAAAATTCGCCTTTAAGGCAGATGATTGAAAGCGGAGAGTATCATTCCTTTATTTTATGGGGTCCTCCGGGTAGCGGAAAAACAACCATTGCCAGGATTATAGAGAAAAACAGCGGTTACAATTTTATCCGTTTTTCAGCTGTTCTTGCCAGCATCAGTGATGTAAAAGCAGTGATGAAAGAAGCGGATTATCTGCATCGGACGCAAAACAAGCGCAGTATTTTGTTCATTGATGAAATTCACCGTTTTAATAAAAGTCAGCAGGATGCCTTTCTGCCTTATGTGGAAAGTGGAGCCATTATTTTAATCGGAGCAACAACGGAAAATCCATCTTTTGAAGTGATTCCGGCATTGCTTTCCCGGTGCACTGTTTTTGTGCTGGAGGCATTGAGTGAAAATGACCTGAAAATAATATTGAAGCGCGGTTTTGCAGAATTGAAATTGGAAGAGGATGAAGAAATTATAAACTGGATGGCTCAAAATGCCGGAGGTGATGCCAGAAGGGTCTTGAACGATTTGGAGCTGGTTTTGCCTTATCTGCAAAAGAAACCGCATCCGAAAACTGAGGAACTGGCAAAATTCCTGGCGAAAAAGACAATGTTCTATGATAAAAACCGCGAGGAACATTATAACCTGATTTCCGCATTACATAAATCGCTAAGAGGTTCAGACCCGCAAGCGGGACTTTACTGGCTGGCAAGAATGTTGGAAGCAGGGGAAGACCCGCGTTATATTGTGCGTCGTTTGATTCGTTTTGCCAGCGAAGATGTGGGTTTGGCAGATCCGAATGCCTTGGTTCAGGCAATTGCAGTAAAGGAAGCTGTTCTTTTTATAGGAATGCCTGAAGCAAGTACTGCTTTGGCTCAATTGGTGGTTTATTTGGCTACTGCACCTAAAAGTAATGCCCTTTATACGGCTTATGAAGAAGCAGCGGAAGATGCCAGAAAAACAAGTCACTACGGTGTTCCTTTGCATATTAGAAATGCGCCCACGCAATTGATGAAAGACCTGAATTATGGTAAGGATTATCATTACGACCATGAATATGAATACAAGTATTATTACCAGAAGTATTTCCCCGAACAGATGCCGGAAAAGATATATTATAAACCGGGAACTTACGGTTTTGAAAAAGAAATTCAGAAACGGATTGACTGGTGGGCTAAACTAAAAAAGGAACAAAAATAA
- a CDS encoding ATP-binding cassette domain-containing protein: protein MHIAFKNVSINGLLHNFNLNFTTDGCTVLYDPCEKYSSTILIALMGLYNLDEGNILLDGISLEEYCRQNSLISTFSLVFDEGIMLSNLSLRENLLLPWNKRFASEDYNAFEQELKLLMEELNLNCGWELRPAYLSPAERKYFCFIRSLLLKPKIMLIDDPYYLFNKEERRLLLGFLQKHSKKRGGTASSGYTKSGNREELCLQEMLIGTSDDDFTGEIATQVIDLSEICY, encoded by the coding sequence GTGCATATTGCCTTTAAGAATGTTTCTATAAATGGTTTATTGCACAATTTCAATCTTAATTTTACCACAGATGGTTGTACTGTGCTTTATGATCCCTGTGAAAAGTATTCATCTACTATTTTAATTGCTTTAATGGGATTGTATAATTTGGATGAAGGCAATATCTTGCTGGATGGCATTTCCCTGGAGGAATATTGTAGGCAAAATTCCCTTATTTCCACCTTTTCCCTCGTGTTTGATGAAGGGATAATGCTTTCCAATCTTTCCTTGCGAGAGAATCTGCTGCTACCTTGGAACAAAAGGTTTGCCAGCGAGGACTATAATGCTTTTGAACAAGAACTGAAACTTTTGATGGAAGAGCTGAATTTGAATTGCGGATGGGAATTAAGACCTGCATATTTAAGCCCAGCAGAGCGCAAGTATTTTTGCTTTATTCGGTCTTTACTCTTGAAACCGAAGATTATGTTGATTGACGATCCCTATTATTTGTTCAATAAAGAAGAAAGAAGATTGCTTTTGGGTTTTTTGCAGAAACATAGTAAAAAAAGAGGAGGAACAGCGTCCTCCGGATACACCAAAAGCGGAAATAGGGAAGAGCTCTGTTTGCAGGAAATGTTAATTGGCACCAGTGACGATGATTTTACAGGCGAAATAGCAACGCAGGTTATTGATTTATCTGAAATCTGCTACTGA
- a CDS encoding ferritin family protein — protein MQRKDFEEILDFAIAREREAIKFYQNLQNQAQFQDQKEMLKELEAMEQNHITIIEKLRQTGVKDEDIHKTPNLKISEYITADPETLDLSYQNILIKGMKREETSFLLYSEMSVKFPDPEISTLFRHLAADEAQHKKYFENLYDEWMRKGN, from the coding sequence ATGCAACGAAAGGACTTTGAGGAAATTCTGGATTTTGCCATAGCGCGTGAGCGGGAAGCAATTAAATTCTATCAGAATTTGCAAAACCAAGCCCAATTCCAGGATCAGAAAGAAATGCTAAAAGAACTGGAAGCAATGGAACAAAACCACATAACGATAATTGAAAAGCTACGCCAGACAGGTGTTAAAGACGAAGATATTCACAAAACTCCCAATTTGAAAATAAGCGAATACATTACAGCTGATCCGGAAACTTTAGACCTAAGCTATCAAAATATCCTTATTAAAGGTATGAAACGCGAAGAAACATCCTTTCTGCTTTATTCCGAAATGAGCGTAAAATTTCCCGATCCTGAAATATCTACCCTTTTCAGACACCTTGCCGCAGATGAAGCACAACATAAAAAGTACTTTGAAAATTTATATGACGAATGGATGCGGAAAGGAAATTGA
- the tsaB gene encoding tRNA (adenosine(37)-N6)-threonylcarbamoyltransferase complex dimerization subunit type 1 TsaB — protein MKLALDTTQNFGSIALADEKRVIYSAYFDIKITHSETLMPAIDYAFQFCNVERKELKEIYVCIGPGSFTGLRIGLATVKGIAFALGLPLYAFSSLELSALPASRLGKNILSAIDAKMKEVYFSYYDQAIKEIIPPAIMKPEELCQLHLDDFILCGSATEMLSPLLQKAGYNFHNLNPIMKIPSAAGLFFLPEMLPEKYVPQDIENLEPMYLREAQAQVKKKKEN, from the coding sequence TTGAAACTTGCTCTTGATACTACTCAAAATTTCGGTTCCATAGCTCTGGCAGACGAAAAGAGGGTTATTTACTCCGCCTATTTTGACATTAAAATAACCCATAGCGAAACCTTGATGCCGGCAATTGACTATGCTTTTCAATTCTGCAATGTAGAGCGCAAGGAACTGAAAGAAATCTATGTATGCATTGGTCCCGGTTCTTTTACAGGACTAAGAATTGGCTTAGCAACAGTCAAAGGAATTGCTTTTGCTTTGGGTCTTCCTCTTTATGCGTTTTCTTCTTTGGAACTTTCTGCTTTACCCGCAAGTCGTTTAGGTAAGAACATTTTATCTGCGATAGATGCTAAAATGAAAGAAGTGTATTTTTCCTATTACGATCAGGCAATTAAAGAAATTATCCCTCCTGCGATTATGAAACCGGAAGAACTTTGCCAATTGCATTTAGACGATTTCATCCTTTGCGGAAGCGCTACGGAAATGCTTAGTCCCTTATTACAAAAAGCCGGATATAACTTCCATAATCTTAATCCTATTATGAAAATACCTTCTGCGGCAGGACTTTTTTTCTTGCCAGAAATGCTGCCGGAAAAATATGTTCCCCAAGACATTGAAAATTTGGAACCAATGTATTTGAGAGAAGCCCAAGCGCAGGTTAAAAAGAAGAAGGAAAATTGA
- the lpxA gene encoding acyl-ACP--UDP-N-acetylglucosamine O-acyltransferase, which produces MTIIHPTAIMEEGAVIGDNCYIGPYCHIGKDVVLGSNNNLIANVTILGNTIIGDGNKIFPYAVLGTEPQDLKYKGEPTRLRVGSNNTIREFVTINCSNQMEEDTVVGDNNLLMEYAHIAHNCQIGSGCVIANVVQCGGHIHIGDFATVGGLTAIHQFVHIGAYAFVGGASATNKDIVPFSRGQGNPYKTVGLNSIGMMRKGFTSETIAAIKEIYNLFYRSGLNTSQALEKALQIPNPTPEQIIFIQFVQNAQRGISN; this is translated from the coding sequence ATGACTATTATTCACCCTACTGCAATTATGGAAGAAGGCGCGGTTATTGGCGATAACTGTTACATCGGTCCCTATTGTCATATCGGAAAAGATGTTGTATTGGGCTCAAATAATAACCTGATTGCCAATGTTACTATTTTGGGAAACACAATTATAGGAGACGGAAATAAAATTTTCCCCTACGCCGTTTTGGGAACTGAACCTCAGGATTTGAAATATAAAGGTGAACCAACCCGTTTGCGGGTAGGCAGTAACAATACCATTCGCGAATTTGTTACTATCAATTGCAGTAATCAAATGGAGGAGGATACCGTTGTTGGCGATAACAACCTTTTAATGGAATATGCGCATATTGCTCACAACTGTCAAATCGGTTCCGGTTGCGTTATTGCCAATGTGGTTCAGTGCGGAGGACATATTCATATTGGTGATTTTGCCACGGTTGGCGGTTTAACGGCAATTCACCAGTTTGTCCATATTGGTGCTTATGCCTTTGTGGGTGGGGCTTCGGCAACAAACAAAGATATTGTTCCTTTTTCTCGCGGACAGGGAAATCCCTATAAGACAGTTGGACTGAATAGCATTGGTATGATGAGAAAGGGCTTTACCAGCGAGACAATTGCCGCTATCAAGGAAATATATAATCTCTTTTATCGCAGTGGATTAAATACTTCTCAAGCATTGGAAAAAGCACTTCAAATACCAAATCCTACACCTGAACAGATAATCTTTATCCAGTTTGTCCAAAACGCCCAAAGAGGTATCTCCAACTAA
- a CDS encoding rubredoxin: MQKYQCMACGWIYDPAENDDIPFEDLPDDFVCPECGVGKDMFEPLD, encoded by the coding sequence ATGCAGAAATATCAATGTATGGCTTGTGGATGGATTTACGATCCTGCCGAAAACGACGACATTCCTTTTGAAGACCTGCCCGATGATTTTGTTTGCCCGGAATGTGGCGTCGGAAAAGATATGTTTGAACCCTTGGATTGA
- a CDS encoding ferritin-like domain-containing protein, giving the protein MTLEDSYRMVIAEEIRAQKMYQALAKSFAKPETSNVFKELVVLEKMHEEKVRSAFAKEFPGQTITLQEEPIKEMQGVNLNDPQVVLEFAITKEEESVELYKNMAEQTREPEIKKQLLQFAKEEEGHKSILLSEIQRLQGALQWFDPSELSGLMED; this is encoded by the coding sequence ATGACTTTAGAAGATAGTTACCGGATGGTGATAGCGGAAGAGATCAGAGCACAAAAGATGTATCAGGCATTAGCAAAGAGTTTTGCCAAGCCCGAAACCAGCAATGTATTCAAGGAACTGGTCGTTTTAGAAAAAATGCATGAGGAAAAGGTGAGGTCTGCTTTTGCCAAAGAGTTTCCCGGGCAAACAATAACTCTACAGGAAGAACCGATTAAAGAAATGCAAGGTGTAAATTTGAATGATCCGCAGGTGGTCTTGGAATTTGCCATCACCAAAGAAGAAGAATCCGTTGAGCTCTATAAAAATATGGCAGAGCAGACCAGGGAACCCGAAATTAAGAAACAACTACTGCAATTTGCTAAGGAAGAAGAAGGTCACAAGTCAATTTTACTTTCGGAAATTCAGCGTTTGCAGGGTGCTTTACAGTGGTTTGATCCTTCCGAATTATCCGGATTGATGGAGGATTGA
- a CDS encoding ABC transporter permease — MQHNRKKSLRDFFLFLEETVTELLHIKHNRHVSLLVVIRQILFTGVEALPLIGFIALAIGCLTIMQGYAFLSNFGQGIWVHIILVRVVVGELSGIITALVVIARSGTAISTELGNMVVNREMQLLKSFDIAPMGYLVVSRILGVVISMLVLTLYFNIIAVLGGWLFAQFFNHLSFGAFMNDFLSVLTFPYILMTILKSVIFGFVIAITASYEGMSVYRASTEVPQRTIKAVVISIFSVLILDLIISWLFWIGA, encoded by the coding sequence ATGCAACACAATAGAAAAAAGTCCCTCAGGGACTTTTTTTTGTTTTTGGAAGAAACAGTAACCGAGTTATTGCATATCAAACATAACAGGCATGTAAGTTTGTTAGTGGTTATTCGGCAAATTTTGTTTACGGGAGTGGAGGCGCTGCCTTTAATCGGTTTTATTGCTTTGGCAATTGGCTGTTTAACCATTATGCAGGGTTATGCTTTTTTGAGCAATTTCGGGCAGGGGATTTGGGTGCACATAATTTTGGTGAGGGTTGTAGTTGGAGAATTGAGTGGAATTATAACCGCTTTAGTAGTAATAGCCAGAAGTGGAACAGCGATTTCTACCGAGTTGGGAAATATGGTTGTGAACAGGGAAATGCAATTGTTGAAATCCTTTGACATCGCGCCGATGGGTTATCTTGTTGTCTCGCGTATTTTGGGGGTAGTAATTTCTATGCTGGTATTAACCCTTTATTTCAATATAATTGCTGTTTTAGGTGGTTGGCTCTTTGCTCAGTTTTTCAATCATTTATCATTTGGGGCATTTATGAATGATTTTTTGTCGGTTTTAACCTTTCCTTATATTTTAATGACCATCCTCAAATCCGTTATTTTCGGCTTTGTAATAGCCATAACTGCCTCTTATGAAGGGATGAGTGTTTACAGGGCATCAACGGAAGTTCCGCAACGCACTATCAAGGCAGTGGTTATTTCTATTTTTTCCGTGCTTATTTTGGATTTAATTATTTCCTGGCTATTTTGGATAGGTGCATAG